The proteins below come from a single Streptococcus hyointestinalis genomic window:
- the dnaK gene encoding molecular chaperone DnaK codes for MSKIIGIDLGTTNSAVAVLEGTESKIIANPEGNRTTPSVVSFKNGEIIVGDAAKRQAVTNPETIISIKSKMGTSEKVSANGKEYTPQEISAMILQYLKGYAEDYLGEKVTKAVITVPAYFNDAQRQATKDAGKIAGLEVERIVNEPTAAALAYGLDKTDKDEKILVFDLGGGTFDVSILELGDGVFDVLATAGDNKLGGDDFDQKIIDWLVDEFKKENGIDLSQDKMALQRLKDAAEKAKKDLSGVTSTQISLPFITAGEAGPLHLETTLSRAKFDDLTRDLVERTKTPVRQALSDAGLSISDIDEVILVGGSTRIPAVVEAVKSETGKEPNKSVNPDEVVAMGAAIQGGVITGDVKDVVLLDVTPLSLGIETMGGVFTKLIDRNTTIPTSKSQVFSTAADNQPAVDIHVLQGERPMAADNKTLGRFQLTDIPAAPRGIPQIEVTFDIDKNGIVSVKAKDLGTQKEQTIVIQSNSGLTDEEIEKMMKDAEANAEADAKRKEEVDLRNEVDQAIFATEKTLKETEGKGFDAERDAAQAALDDLKKAQEDNNLDDMKAKLEALNEKAQALAMKLYEQAAAAQQAQAGAEGATDANNSGDDVVDGDFTEK; via the coding sequence ATGTCTAAAATTATTGGTATTGACTTAGGAACAACAAACTCAGCAGTTGCAGTGCTTGAAGGTACTGAAAGTAAAATCATTGCTAACCCAGAGGGAAATCGTACAACACCTTCTGTTGTCTCATTCAAAAACGGTGAAATCATCGTTGGTGATGCTGCCAAACGTCAAGCAGTAACAAACCCAGAAACTATCATCTCTATCAAATCTAAGATGGGTACTTCTGAAAAAGTTTCTGCAAATGGTAAAGAATACACACCACAAGAAATTTCAGCTATGATTCTTCAATACCTTAAAGGTTATGCTGAAGACTACCTTGGTGAAAAAGTGACAAAAGCAGTCATCACTGTACCTGCTTACTTTAACGACGCACAACGTCAAGCGACTAAAGACGCTGGTAAAATCGCAGGTCTTGAAGTGGAACGTATCGTCAACGAACCAACTGCAGCAGCTCTTGCATATGGTCTTGACAAGACTGATAAAGATGAAAAAATCCTTGTCTTTGACCTTGGTGGTGGTACTTTTGACGTATCTATCCTAGAACTTGGTGATGGTGTCTTTGACGTTCTTGCAACTGCTGGTGACAACAAACTTGGTGGTGACGACTTTGACCAAAAAATCATTGATTGGTTAGTGGATGAGTTCAAGAAAGAAAATGGTATAGACCTTAGCCAAGATAAAATGGCGCTTCAACGTCTTAAAGATGCTGCTGAAAAAGCCAAGAAAGATTTGTCAGGTGTGACATCTACTCAAATCAGCTTGCCATTCATCACTGCTGGAGAAGCTGGACCTCTTCACTTGGAAACAACACTATCTCGTGCAAAATTTGACGATTTGACTCGTGACCTTGTGGAGCGTACTAAAACTCCAGTTCGTCAAGCTTTGTCAGACGCAGGTCTTTCTATCTCTGACATTGACGAAGTTATCCTAGTTGGTGGTTCAACTCGTATCCCTGCCGTTGTTGAAGCGGTTAAATCTGAAACTGGTAAAGAACCAAACAAATCTGTAAACCCTGACGAAGTGGTGGCTATGGGTGCTGCTATCCAAGGTGGTGTTATCACTGGTGATGTCAAAGACGTTGTCCTTCTTGACGTGACACCATTGTCACTTGGTATCGAAACCATGGGTGGTGTCTTTACAAAACTGATCGACCGCAATACCACTATCCCAACATCTAAATCACAAGTCTTCTCAACTGCAGCAGACAACCAACCAGCTGTTGATATCCACGTGCTTCAAGGGGAACGTCCAATGGCAGCAGACAACAAGACGCTTGGTCGCTTCCAATTGACAGATATTCCTGCAGCTCCTCGTGGTATTCCACAAATCGAAGTAACATTTGACATCGACAAAAACGGTATCGTGTCTGTTAAAGCTAAAGACCTTGGTACTCAAAAAGAACAAACGATCGTCATCCAATCTAACTCAGGCTTGACTGACGAAGAAATTGAAAAAATGATGAAAGATGCTGAAGCTAACGCTGAAGCTGATGCAAAACGTAAAGAAGAAGTAGACCTTCGTAACGAAGTTGACCAAGCTATCTTTGCGACTGAAAAGACTCTCAAAGAAACTGAAGGTAAAGGTTTTGACGCAGAGCGTGATGCCGCTCAAGCAGCTCTTGATGACCTCAAGAAAGCGCAAGAAGACAACAATCTTGACGACATGAAAGCAAAACTTGAAGCGCTCAACGAAAAAGCACAAGCCCTTGCTATGAAACTCTACGAACAAGCTGCAGCAGCTCAACAAGCGCAAGCAGGAGCTGAAGGCGCAACTGACGCTAACAACTCTGGAGACGACGTTGTAGACGGCGACTTTACGGAAAAATAA